In Amycolatopsis sp. FBCC-B4732, the genomic stretch ACGAGCGCCGCGACATCGGCTTCGCCGCCGAGGCGGTCGCCGGGAAGCTTCTGCCAGGGGAACTGCTGCCCGGGATCGTCGAGGGCGGCGGCGATGCGAGCGGCCCGGCCGTCGTCGGCGCGGCGCCGTGCGATGGGGTCGTCGTGGTCGATGTCGCCGTCGTCGAACCAGAGCCGATCGTCTTCGGTGGCGTGTCCGCTGGTGTAGGCGCACTGGCTGACGTCGTCGAGGGTGCAGAGGATCCGAGCCGGGCGGTGTTCGGCGCGGATCCGGGCCAGGACGCCGAGGAGCTCGGTGAAGGTGCCGACGTCGTCGAGGCGGGCCACGGTGTTCGTGTTCAGCCGCGCTCGCCCGACGTCGTCGGACGGTTCGTAGCGCATCACTCGCATGGGCGCATCCTGCCACCCGCGGACCGCGCGGCGTCGTGTCATCCGGACGTACCCGGGAATCGAGGTGGCGGCGTTGTGGTCTCCGGCCTGCCGAGGAAACGCATGAGGCGCAACGGTGTCCGTCCGCGGGTACGTGCTGCGGAGACCGCGAAAAGGTAGCGGCCACATAATTGGTGGAATCCGACGCCGAGCGCCGTCCCACCGGCGAGGGACTTGACACACACCGATTGCAGGTCGCGGCGGAACGTGACAACGGGGTTGCGGGGACGCTCGTCGCTCATCGGGGTCTCCGCCCACGCGGCCTCCCCGATCGCGAACCAGGCGGCGAGCCCGAACACCAGCCCGAACAGCAAACCGAGAGTCAGGCCGTTCCCGACGTGGCCCACGAACCCGACCACCAGACCGAAGAGCACACCGGATGCGGATCCGGTGGCCAGCCCGAAACTGGTTCCCCGCGAGATAGCGTCCTGGAGTCCACGGCGATTTCGGCTTGCCCGGCCGCAACCAGTCCGACAGTCCGACAGGCGGGTGGTCCGTGATTCGCCCGGTAGCTCCCGGCCCTGCCGCTGACCAGCGTTCGCACCGCTTGCGAGAGAGCGGCGGTGGGAGGCACCGGGTGGCGTGAGGTGGGCGGCGGCATGAGAGCGGGCAACTGCGCCTGCACAGGGAATTCTCGGAGGAGCACATCCGGCGGCCGCCATCGAGAACACCCGACCGGCCACCGCGCAGGCCGGCCGTCGTCACGGCTGGGCAGTTGAGGTGATCACCTGGGTGACCGCTGTGATCGCCGGCGTGGGAGTGCCGGGGAGACGGGCCACGAAGATTCTGCGGATCTCTGGTGGCGCGCCCTGGACCCGCAAGAAGATCACGCCGGACGGGGCGACCGGTGACAGGCTTTCCGGAATCGTGGTGACGCCGAAACCGCCGGCGACCAGGTGCATTTTCGTCAGCCAGTCCCGCGCATTGTGGACGACGTGGGCTCGCCCCGGCAGGCCCGGCCAGACACCGAGCAGTGGCTCCGCGCTCGACGACGGGCTGGCGATCCACGGTGCGTCGACCAATTCGTCGATGTGCACGGAAGTGCGGCCCGCGAACGTGCCGGTGGCCGGGGCGGCCACGAGAAGCTCGACGTCCCGGACGGCCGTGATGTGCAGGCGGGGCAACTCGCCTTCCGGTGGCCGGTGCGGTGGGCGAGAGGTGAGCACGGCGAGGTCGATCGAACCGGTGCGCAGCGCCCGAGCCAAGCCGGGCGTGGTGCCTTCGCGGGTGGAGACCCGGACCTGTGGCGCTGTCGTGGCAAGGCGGGCGAGCGCGGCGGGCAGGATCACCGGTCCGGCGCTGAAGACCAGCCCGAGCCGCACCGGCTCCGTACGAGGAGCACCGCCGGTCAGGTCGCGCTCGGCCGCGTCGACCGACTCCAGGATCGCTCGGGCATGGCGCAGCAGCGTCAGTCCGCGCTGCGTGAGCCGCACCCCGTCGGTCCGCCGCTCGAACAGGGTGGCTCCGACGCTGCGCTCGAGGGCGATCGCCTGACGCGAGACCGCGGACTGCGTGTAACCCAGCTGCGCGGCGGCGGCGGTGAAGCTGCCCGACTCGGCGATCCGGCACAGCACCCGGAGGCTCGCGCTTGACATGTCCATGCTGACCACGCATACCAGAGATGCCAGACCTTCGCTTCCCGCATGCCACTGCCGCGCCTAGCGTGGCGGAAGGACGAGACAGAAAGGCTTTCCATGCGTGCAGCGACACTGACGGCGTTCGGCTCTCCCCTCGTGGTGCACGACGTACCCGACCCGGAAGCCGGCAGCGGTGAAGTCCTGGTCGAGGTCTTGGCGACTTGTGTCCCTCCGTACGCGGCAGAGGTGTTCAGCGGTGAACGGCGCTATCCGCTGGAACCCCCGGTCGTGCCGGGTGTCGGTGGCATCGGCCGGGTGGTGAGCGTGGGGCCGGACGCGACCAAGCTGGCGGTGGGGGACCTCGTGTGGTGCGACTCGACCGTCCGTGCCCGCGACGACGTCCTGACACCGGACATCACGCTGCAGGGCTGGAGCTCCCGCGGCGAGGGCGGCGCCAAGCTGGCCCGGTACCTGCACGACGGACCGTTCGCCGAGCTCATGCGGGTTCCGACCGAGAACGTGTACCGCCTGCCCGCGGGGGCGGCAGCCGATCCCGCACGCTGGTCCGCACTGGGGGTGCACACCATTCCCTACGGTGGGCTCCTGGCCGGCCGGCTCGCGGCCGGTGAGACGGTGCTGATCAGTGGGGCGACCGGCAATCTCGGCAGCAGCGCGGTGGCCGTCGCGCTCGCCATGGGTGCCGGGCACGTGGTGACCCCGGGACGCAACCGGGCCGTCCTCGACCTGCTCGCCGACCGGTTCGGCGCGCGGGTGAGCCCGGTCGAGCTCAGCGGGGACGAGGACGCCGATGGTGCGGCCATGGCGCTGGCCGCCGACGGCCCGATCGACCTGGTGCTCGATCTGCTGCCGCCCCAGGCCCCCAGTTCCGTGGCACGGGCGGCAGCCATGACCGTGCGCGAGTACGGGCGGGTCGTGCTGATGGGCGGCGTCGGCATGCTCGGCGGCGCGGACTTCGCTTTGCC encodes the following:
- a CDS encoding LysR family transcriptional regulator gives rise to the protein MDMSSASLRVLCRIAESGSFTAAAAQLGYTQSAVSRQAIALERSVGATLFERRTDGVRLTQRGLTLLRHARAILESVDAAERDLTGGAPRTEPVRLGLVFSAGPVILPAALARLATTAPQVRVSTREGTTPGLARALRTGSIDLAVLTSRPPHRPPEGELPRLHITAVRDVELLVAAPATGTFAGRTSVHIDELVDAPWIASPSSSAEPLLGVWPGLPGRAHVVHNARDWLTKMHLVAGGFGVTTIPESLSPVAPSGVIFLRVQGAPPEIRRIFVARLPGTPTPAITAVTQVITSTAQP
- a CDS encoding alcohol dehydrogenase catalytic domain-containing protein; translation: MRAATLTAFGSPLVVHDVPDPEAGSGEVLVEVLATCVPPYAAEVFSGERRYPLEPPVVPGVGGIGRVVSVGPDATKLAVGDLVWCDSTVRARDDVLTPDITLQGWSSRGEGGAKLARYLHDGPFAELMRVPTENVYRLPAGAAADPARWSALGVHTIPYGGLLAGRLAAGETVLISGATGNLGSSAVAVALAMGAGHVVTPGRNRAVLDLLADRFGARVSPVELSGDEDADGAAMALAADGPIDLVLDLLPPQAPSSVARAAAMTVREYGRVVLMGGVGMLGGADFALPYPWIMRNSVTVRGQWMYPRTANVGMIRLIATGALDLAPERITRFDLDEVNDAVTYAAAHGGAFDRTILTPNS